Proteins encoded by one window of Procambarus clarkii isolate CNS0578487 chromosome 92, FALCON_Pclarkii_2.0, whole genome shotgun sequence:
- the LOC123774939 gene encoding ATP-dependent RNA helicase Ddx1-like produces MGYGNSGWVEAVFVKFLFSKYRYKIFIKNTTHLFITICYLTCLSFYSLGVLGVLPEIAKAVEEMDWMLPTDVQNEAVPLILGGGDVLMAAETGSGKTGAFCLPILQIVWESLKDIQLGKTSKVTKEISPLWLMSFFDRDAGMAVTPDGLRCQSQDPKTWQGARCTKGVTGKGKYYYEAVVSDEGLCRVGWATPQGGVEGTGIEVHLEKIIMQEFSAEKTLSEAVKLLKGEYCIKAIDTHKMDQALIFCRTKLDCDNLERYFNQIGGGANNRGNPYSCVCLHGDRKPNERKANLQKFKDGGVKFLICTDVAARGIDVGGLPFIVNVTLPDEKSNYVHRIGRVGRGLAISLVAAVPEKVWYHGEWCSTRGRNCFNTRLTTEGGCCVWYNEPQYLADIEEHLGVTIQQVDQEMKVPVDEFDGKVIYGEKRANVDSKVVWTPNLVRQVKRAFRIVRRDEDGHNCV; encoded by the exons ATGGGTTATGGAAATAGTGGCTGGGTGGAAGCAGTTT ttgttaagttcctctttagtaaatacagatacaaaatatttattaaaaataccactcatctcttcatcactatctgttatttgacctgtctcagtttttactccctgggtgtactgggtgtactcccAGAAATAGCTAAGGCTGTAGAAGAGATGGATTGGAT GTTGCCAACGGATGTCCAGAATGAGGCAGTCCCACTTATTTTGGGAGGTGGGGATGTGCTCATGGCAGCTGAAACAGGCAGTGGCAAGACTGGTGCTTTCTGTCTTCCCATCCTACAAATTGTCTGGGAATCACTTAAGGATATTCAGCTTGGCAAGACTTCAAAAGTTACTAAAGAAATAT ctcctctctggTTGATGAGCTTCTTTGACCGTGACGCAGGAATGGCTGTGACACCTGATGGCTTGCGGTGCCAGTCACAGGATCCTAAAACATGGCAGGGTGCCCGTTGCACCAAGGGTGTCACTGGCAAGGGAAAATATTACTATGAAGCCGTTGTGTCGGATGAAGGGTTGTGTCGTGTCGGGTGGGCAACTCCTCAG GGGGGGGTGGAAGGAACAGGCATTGAAGTCCATTTGGAAAAGATAATTATGCAAGAATTTAGTGCAGAAA AGACATTAAGTGAGGCGGTGAAGCTGCTGAAAGGAGAGTACTGCATTAAGGCTATTGACACACACAAAATGGATCAAGCACTAATATTCTGCCGCACTAAGTTGGATTGTGACAATTTAGAGCGCTATTTTAATCAAATTG GAGGAGGGGCCAATAACAGAGGCAATCCATATTCGTGTGTGTGTCTCCATGGTGACCGCAAGCCTAATGAACGCAAAGCGAATCTCCAAAAATTTAAGGATGGTGGAGTGAAGTTCCTTATATGCACTGATGTAGCTGCTCGAGGAATTG ATGTTGGAGGACTGCCATTTATAGTCAATGTGACACTGCCAGATGAGAAGAGCAACTATGTTCATCGTATTGGGCGTGTGGGTAGAGGTCTAGCTATCTCCCTTGTTGCTGCTGTGCCAGAGAAG GTGTGGTACCATGGAGAGTGGTGTTCAACTCGTGGGCGTAACTGTTTTAACACGCGGTTGACAACGGAAGGTGGTTGTTGCGTTTGGTACAACGAACCACAG TACCTAGCTGATATTGAAGAGCACTTGGGAGTGACCATCCAGCAGGTCGATCAAGAAATGAAAGTTCCAGTTGATGAATTTGATGGCAAAGTGATTTATGGTGAAAAGAGAGCCAATGTTG attcaaaggtggtctggacacccaatttggtcagacaggtgaagagagcatttaggatagttcgaagagatgaagatggtcacaattgtgtttga
- the LOC123775017 gene encoding uncharacterized protein yields the protein MSKPGSPQIRAPKPVFPGNYRSGPAGPVFQDVQKYKLNQSGRPDSRLDGLSSGTHQAQKLRKIGRFQRWTQLNPYKFHFTAVGLGLLLFFNKPIYDFFLNEGKEGPRVKGERGYRG from the exons ATGTCTAAACCAGGCAGTCCTCAAATCAGGGCACCAAAACCTGTATTTCCTGGAAACTACCGGTCAGGTCCAGCAGGCCCGGTATTCCAAGATGTTCAAAAATACAAATTAAACCAAAGTGGAAGGCCAGATTCCAGACTAGATGGGTTGTCATCAGGTACCCATCAG GCACAAAAATTAAGGAAGATTGGTCGTTTTCAGCGTTGGACGCAGCTCAACCCATATAAATTCCATTTTACTGCAGTAGGCTTAGGGCTTTTACTGTTTTTCAACAAGCCCATATATGACTTTTTCCTGAATGAAGGAAAAGAAGGACCTCGAGTAAAAGGAGAACGAGGGTATAGAGGTTGA
- the PIG-M gene encoding LOW QUALITY PROTEIN: GPI mannosyltransferase 1 (The sequence of the model RefSeq protein was modified relative to this genomic sequence to represent the inferred CDS: deleted 3 bases in 3 codons) — MTMGLGTRGSRFGSAEVIQIHLFLGFIIRLLFIAYGEHRDKTNTLKYTDVDYHVFTDASREIVAGRSPFDRHTYRYTPFLAWVLLPNVYIHFAFGKLLFSVLDCIASRLIYELLIRGGQSKLTALKVLLIWLYNPLVIGVSTRGSAEAIMAVLVLLTLYMMRIRFTFLAGIFLGMSVHVKLYPVIYCLPLYLSLTSDLHQHHVWSKFMPTSSKIQLVVGSMVSFCGLTGLAFAMYGEQYVEEAFLYHLSRTDTRHNFSIYFFLLYIGADFHIPGLNLPTFGPQMMLILALGYKFSSHTDVYFGMFTQTVVFVTFNKVVTSQYFLWYLLLLPLIVPHLTVTWQKAALLTVLWVLAQLAWLVPAYLLEFHAVNAFVPIWLEGISFFCCNVGVLMALISSYTIVPSNDHHSSRKNR; from the exons ATGACAATGGGTCTAGGTACAAGAGGTTCTCGATTTGGGTCAGCAGAGGTAATTCAGATTCATCTCTTCCTTGGGTTTATTATTAGACTATTATTTATTGCATATGGTGAGCATCGTGATAAAACAAACACACTCAAGTACACAGATGTTGATTACCATGTTTTTACTGATGCTTCACGTGAAATAGTTGCAGGAAGGTCTCCTTTTGATCGACACACCTACCGGTACACCCCGTTCCTTGCTTGGGTGCTCTTGCCTAATGTATATATTCATTTTGCCTTTGGGAAATTGCTTTTCTCAGTTTTAGATTGCATTGCTTCAAGACTAATCTATGAGTTACTTATTCGGGGTGGACAAAGCAAATTAACTGCTCTAAAAGTGTTGCTT ATATGGTTATACAACCCACTAGTAATTGGGGTGTCCACACGAGGAAGTGCAGAAGCCATTATGGCAGTTTTGGTATTGCTTACACTCTATATGATGAGAATAAGGTTCACCTTTCTTGCTGGAATTTTCCTAGGAATGTCGGTTCATGTCAAACTATATCCAGTCATCTATTGCCTTCCA TTGTACTTATCATTAACCAGTGACTTACATCAGCATCATGTCTGGAGTAAATTTATGCCAACTTCTTCAAAAATTCAACTAGTGGTAGGTTCAATGGTTTCATTTTGTGGTCTGACAGGATTAGCATTTGCAATGTATGGAGAACAGTATGTTGAGGAAGCCTTCTTGTATCATCTCTCCCGCACAGACACCAGGCACaatttttcaatttatttttttcTCTTGTACATTGGTGCAGATTTTCATATTCCAGGGCTAAAT TTGCCTACTTTTGGACCTCAAATGATGCTGATACTTGCACTTGGATATAAATTCAGTAGTCATACAGATGTTTATTTTGGAATGTTTACACAGACTgtagtatttgttacctttaataaagtAGTAACatcacaatatttcttatggtatcTTCTTCTGTTGCCACTAATAGTACCCCATCTGACGGTAACCTGGCAAAAAGCAGCACTTCTCACAGTGTTGTGGGTATTGGCTCAATTGGCGTGGCTTGTTCCAGCCTATTTACTAGAGTTTCATGCTGTAAATGCCTTTGTACCCATATGGTTGGAGGGTATTTCTTTTTTCTGCTGTAATGTAGGGGTGCTAATGGCACTGATCTCAAGCTACACAATAGTCCCGTCCAACGACCACCATAGTTCTCGTAAAAATCGATAA